One genomic window of Parasteatoda tepidariorum isolate YZ-2023 chromosome 9, CAS_Ptep_4.0, whole genome shotgun sequence includes the following:
- the LOC107443506 gene encoding zinc finger protein 888-like, whose protein sequence is MDEEDSNISIKMESDLNCFDFIRVKNVYSVSYPTSSKSSYENSSADSESGNSNDHIVHQQIDHATVLDEMNSNDDDLNMERILTPIQSISRNNTKSYDLADKSMSRFTNFVESSGHIVKIRNAETTDSGKECYVCDVCRKQFTSKSSLSVHYGCHPQTSIHKCSICDETFVQAADFADHYAQHCIQEEYDCITCDETFTEKSEFDAHTQIHISETKELECNMCHSVFKTKCELAEHNKQHTVKPYQCAICDKTFRLKSSLNRHVLVHGDKKPFQCEICHKGFTQKITLNKHYLSHEKIKPYNCEICPRSFTSKPSLELHYVNHTGEKPFICLICDRGFTSKRNLKRHGLEHMPGQQSACDICGKVFNTKTKLNLHTLVHTNDRPFKCKICNRGFTYSSHLKRHLMWHNNERPFVCEICGDDFPSRFRLKGHLEKHKARLNREPLDRENFIDVANVVDIVDNYVVVEAPEGDNIELILDGDVEVIYTDNVE, encoded by the coding sequence ATGGATGAAGAAGATTCAAATATCTCTATAAAAATGGAGAGTGATTTGAACTGCTTCGACTTCATCCGTGTAAAAAACGTTTATTCAGTAAGTTATCCAACAAGCTCCAAAAGTTCTTATGAAAATTCATCTGCTGATAGTGAATCAGGCAATAGCAATGACCACATTGTACACCAACAAATTGATCACGCAACTGTTTTGGATGAAATGAACTCTAATGATGACGATTTAAACATGGAGCGTATCTTGACACCAATTCAAAGCATTTCTAGAAATAATACTAAATCTTATGACCTTGCTGATAAAAGCATGTCACGTTTCACAAATTTTGTAGAAAGTTCTGGACATATCGTTAAAATACGAAATGCTGAAACTACAGATAGTGGAAAAGAATGTTATGTTTGTGATGTATGTAGAAAGCAATTTACTTCTAAGAGTAGTTTAAGTGTTCATTATGGATGCCATCCTCAAACTAGTATTCATAAATGTTCAATATGTGATGAAACTTTCGTCCAAGCAGCAGATTTTGCAGATCATTATGCTCAACATTGCATACAAGAAGAATATGATTGCATCACATGCGATGAAACATTTACTGAAAAATCAGAATTTGATGCACATACACAAATTCATATAAGTGAAACAAAAGAGTTGGAATGTAATATGTGTCATTCagtgtttaaaacaaaatgtgaatTAGCTGAACATAATAAACAGCATACTGTGAAACCTTATCAGTGTGCAATTTGTGATAAAACATTTAGGCTAAAAAGCAGCTTAAATCGACATGTTTTAGTGCACGGAGATAAGAAACCTTTTCAGTGTGAGATTTGTCATAAAGGattcacacaaaaaattacaCTCAATAAACATTATCtaagtcatgaaaaaattaaaccgTATAATTGTGAAATATGCCCAAGATCATTCACCTCTAAGCCTAGTTTAGAATTACATTATGTGAATCATACAGGAGAGAAGCCATTTATATGCCTTATTTGTGATCGGGGTTTCACGagcaaaagaaatttgaaacgGCATGGTTTGGAGCATATGCCAGGCCAACAAAGTGCTTGTGACATATGCGGTAAAGTTTTCAACACAAAGACCAAGCTCAACCTTCACACATTAGTGCATACAAATGACCGtccttttaaatgcaaaatttgtaatCGGGGATTTACATACAGCAGCCACTTAAAGCGACATCTTATGTGGCACAATAATGAGCGTCCTTTTGTGTGTGAGATTTGTGGTGATGATTTTCCTTCTAGGTTTCGTCTCAAAGGTCATCTAGAAAAGCATAAAGCGAGGTTAAATCGTGAGCCTCTTGATAGAGAGAATTTCATTGATGTAGCAAATGTTGTTGACATTGTGGACAATTACGTGGTTGTTGAAGCGCCTGAAGGGGATAATATAGAATTAATATTAGATGGCGATGTGGAAGTGATATATACCGATAATGtggaataa